GGTCCGGCCGGTGGGCTTCGCCGTACGCTTACCCCACGGTGCCTCGCCCGCCCGCCCGGACCCTGACCCCTGCTCAACTCGCCTGGCTCTCCCGCCGGATCGGCTCCGGCGCGCCCTGCCCGGCGGCGGAGCGGTTGGCGGGTGGCGCGTCGAGCACGGTGTTGGCCCTGCGTGACGCCGCGGGCGCCAGCCGCTTCGTCCTCCGTCTGCTCGATGACCGCGCCTGGCTCGCGGCGGAGCCCGACCTGGTGGCGCACGAGCTGGCGGCCCTCGCGGAGGCCGCTCGCACCGGCCTGCCGGTTCCGGAGGTGGTGGCCGCGGAGCCCACGGGGGAGGTGTTCGGGGCGCCGGCGCTCCTCACCACCTACTTGCCCGGCCGCGTGGTGCTCGCGCCCGGCCGGCCCGAGCGGTGGGCGGAGTTGCTCGCCGCCACCCTGGCCCGCATCCACGCCCACCGCGCGCCCGGCTTCCCCTGGCGTTACCGGAGTTGGGTGGAGGAGGGCTCCCTGCGCGTGCCCGCCTGGACGGCTCGCCCCGCCGCGTGGGCTGAGGCGGTGCTCCGTGCGCGTGGCCTGCACGACGCGCCCGGCACGTCCGAGCCGCGCCGGTGCACCTTCCTCCACCGCGACTACCACCCCCTCAACCTCCTGTTCGCCGGCGCCGGGCCGAAGCTGCGCCTGAGCGGCGTGATCGATTGGGTGAACGCCTGCGTTGGCCCGCCGGAGGCCGACCTCTCCCACTGCCGCCTGAACCTGGTGCTCACGCACGGCGTGGCGGCGGCCGACGCCTTCCTGGCGGCCTACCTGCGCCGCGCCCGCGTCGCGGACCGCGGTTTCGGCTACTCCCGGGCCTGGGACCTCGAGGCCGTCTTCGCCATGGCGGCTCCCGACCCCGCTTACCACGCGCCGTGGGCCGACTTCGGCCTGCCGGATCCCGGCGCGGGTGAGCTGCGCCGGCGGGTGGACGAGCTCGTGGCTGGGGCCGTCGCGGAGGGGTAGGCCCGCTGTTAGGCTGGACGGCAACGCCCACCGCGCCCCGTCCGGGCCCGAGGAGACGCATGCCTTCCACGCTCCAGTTCCTGCCCGTGGTCGATAGCGCCGAGCTTGCCGCCGCGCGCCGCCGCGAACTAGACATCGACCGCGCGCTGGCCGCGAAGCTCGGCGGGTCGGCCGTGGCCGCCATCCAGCGCGGAAGCTACACCGGACCGGACGGCGCGGAGGTCGACTGGCGCGAGGCGGTGACCGCCGCCGTGGCCTCCAAACGCACCATCCCGCCGGCCTACGGGCTGCCGCAGCGACCGGGGGTGACGTTCCCCGTGACCACCGTGCAGGTGAGCAACGAGACCACCCTCGCGGCCGCGTCGCGCCTGACGCGCGCGGGCCTAAGGCCGCTCGCCCTCAACTTCGCCAACGGCGTGGCGCCCGGCGGCGGGTTCCTCACCGGCGCGCGCGCTCAGGAGGAGGGCCTCTGCCGCTCCAGCGCGCTGTTCGCCACGCTCGACGGCGACCCGATGTACAAGGCGCACCGCCCCCGCGCACTGCCCGATTCCACGGATTGGGCCATCCTGTCGCCCCGCGTGCCCGTCTTCAGGCTCGACGACGGCACGCCCCTGCCCGCCCCGTGGCTGCTCGACTTCATCACCTGCGCCGCGCCGTACGCCCCCAAGGTGGGCGCCGAACGCTCCGCCGAGCTTCTCGCCGCGCGCATCGAGCGCGTGCTGGCCGTGGCCCGCGCCACCTGGTACGACACGCTGGTGCTGGGCGCCTGGGGCTGCGGCGCCTTCGGCAACGACCCGCTGCGGACCGCCCAGGACTTCCGCAGGGCACTCGAGGGTCCGTACCTCGGCGCCTTCCAACACG
Above is a window of Trueperaceae bacterium DNA encoding:
- a CDS encoding aminoglycoside phosphotransferase family protein, producing MPRPPARTLTPAQLAWLSRRIGSGAPCPAAERLAGGASSTVLALRDAAGASRFVLRLLDDRAWLAAEPDLVAHELAALAEAARTGLPVPEVVAAEPTGEVFGAPALLTTYLPGRVVLAPGRPERWAELLAATLARIHAHRAPGFPWRYRSWVEEGSLRVPAWTARPAAWAEAVLRARGLHDAPGTSEPRRCTFLHRDYHPLNLLFAGAGPKLRLSGVIDWVNACVGPPEADLSHCRLNLVLTHGVAAADAFLAAYLRRARVADRGFGYSRAWDLEAVFAMAAPDPAYHAPWADFGLPDPGAGELRRRVDELVAGAVAEG
- a CDS encoding TIGR02452 family protein, with protein sequence MPSTLQFLPVVDSAELAAARRRELDIDRALAAKLGGSAVAAIQRGSYTGPDGAEVDWREAVTAAVASKRTIPPAYGLPQRPGVTFPVTTVQVSNETTLAAASRLTRAGLRPLALNFANGVAPGGGFLTGARAQEEGLCRSSALFATLDGDPMYKAHRPRALPDSTDWAILSPRVPVFRLDDGTPLPAPWLLDFITCAAPYAPKVGAERSAELLAARIERVLAVARATWYDTLVLGAWGCGAFGNDPLRTAQDFRRALEGPYLGAFQHVAFAITDWSAERRFLGPFRDVFA